In a genomic window of Candidatus Delongbacteria bacterium:
- a CDS encoding N-acetylmuramoyl-L-alanine amidase, translating into MIRNFLILIFLIFISCNDSLIRNNRQEVVRDIENYIKANDIDQAVEILKYELQNDIDDYNLNVLYSICLYKQSYYQSCLLLTEKLIEDSENFSKTPELVKKDLLFYNLNCAIKTDKYDNFEKNFKIYDSFKSEPVDEVKISIIKAVHDIRSSKYLEAVEDIVSVLKKYKINDEITSNLLYLKAIALFNAKRYDSTLETISTLTETELKNGEVYLTKELLDKLVSVAEDDFISSYRQLIINNYKNLESFTSDLSFSGKINRSINLLDPQDVSISLDTKFDDLSALTLIKILPDYNKTSVVFGSNDSIVISNTRYDKINNNLNFSIVNKNFNSEKNFLTPPDGVGIKSFSWRKNESNIDFSILFDGDYEVTFENLSDYFEKNRNASDRHQLLLSVYLPVDESPDNLLISHEDDKFTIVLDPGHGGDDPGAMSVMKKPDGSRYTEKEMNLLFCRELKEELERIGYRVFLTRDRDIYPSLPERNRIAQKRNANMFISIHMNSTSTRHKKKWQTDAYAGAELIIRKSIGEMPSFINKEEISKEEWLKERKQAMKEHYKLSEILSETIQSCLKKPFNQKRKMIKKNLAIFSGMNIPHALIEAGYIINNDNLNYFLNEDGRKDLYKGIIKGIEKYRKSSN; encoded by the coding sequence ATGATTCGAAACTTCTTGATTCTCATATTTTTGATTTTCATTTCCTGTAATGATTCTTTGATTAGAAATAATAGGCAGGAAGTAGTCCGAGATATTGAAAATTATATTAAAGCTAATGATATTGATCAGGCAGTGGAAATTCTTAAGTATGAACTTCAAAATGATATTGATGATTATAATTTGAATGTTCTATACTCAATTTGCTTATACAAGCAGTCATATTATCAAAGTTGTTTACTTCTAACTGAGAAATTGATTGAGGATAGTGAAAATTTTTCGAAAACACCTGAACTAGTTAAAAAAGATCTCCTATTCTATAATCTAAATTGTGCAATAAAAACTGATAAATACGATAATTTTGAGAAAAACTTTAAAATTTATGATTCTTTCAAGAGTGAGCCTGTAGATGAAGTTAAGATAAGTATAATCAAGGCTGTTCATGATATAAGAAGTTCAAAGTATCTTGAGGCTGTGGAAGATATAGTATCTGTTCTTAAAAAGTATAAGATAAACGATGAGATAACCAGTAATCTTTTATACCTCAAAGCGATTGCACTTTTCAATGCCAAAAGATACGATTCTACATTGGAAACTATATCAACTTTAACAGAAACCGAGCTTAAAAATGGGGAAGTGTATCTTACAAAAGAGCTGCTGGATAAATTAGTTTCGGTAGCAGAAGATGATTTTATTTCTTCATACCGACAATTGATAATAAATAACTACAAGAATCTGGAGAGTTTTACCAGTGATCTTTCATTTTCCGGTAAGATAAACAGAAGTATAAACTTACTTGATCCTCAAGATGTATCCATTTCACTTGATACAAAATTTGATGATTTATCTGCACTTACTCTTATAAAAATATTACCTGATTACAATAAAACATCTGTAGTTTTTGGATCAAATGATTCAATTGTAATTTCGAACACTAGATACGATAAAATAAATAATAACCTTAACTTTAGCATTGTAAATAAAAATTTTAACTCTGAAAAAAACTTCTTAACTCCACCTGATGGTGTTGGTATAAAATCTTTTTCATGGCGTAAAAACGAAAGTAATATAGATTTTAGCATATTATTTGACGGAGACTATGAAGTAACTTTTGAAAATTTATCTGATTATTTTGAAAAGAACAGAAATGCTTCAGATAGACATCAGTTACTTTTATCTGTTTATCTGCCTGTTGACGAATCACCTGACAATTTATTGATATCTCATGAAGACGATAAATTTACAATCGTTCTAGATCCTGGGCATGGGGGAGATGATCCTGGTGCAATGTCTGTTATGAAAAAACCTGATGGTTCAAGATATACAGAAAAAGAGATGAATCTTTTATTTTGTCGTGAACTCAAGGAAGAATTGGAAAGAATTGGTTACAGAGTGTTTCTAACTAGGGATAGAGATATTTATCCATCACTTCCAGAACGAAATAGGATAGCTCAAAAAAGAAATGCCAATATGTTTATTTCAATACATATGAATTCTACAAGTACTAGGCATAAAAAGAAATGGCAGACTGATGCCTATGCAGGTGCTGAGCTTATTATACGTAAATCCATAGGTGAGATGCCATCTTTTATCAATAAAGAAGAGATAAGTAAAGAGGAGTGGTTGAAAGAGAGAAAACAAGCGATGAAGGAACATTATAAGCTTTCTGAAATTTTATCTGAAACCATTCAATCATGTTTGAAAAAGCCATTTAATCAAAAAAGAAAAATGATTAAGAAAAATTTAGCTATTTTTTCAGGTATGAATATTCCCCACGCTTTGATAGAAGCAGGATACATAATAAATAACGATAATCTCAATTATTTCTTAAATGAAGATGGTCGTAAAGACCTTTACAAAGGCATAATAAAAGGAATTGAAAAATATAGAAAATCCAGTAATTGA
- a CDS encoding M3 family metallopeptidase, giving the protein MSNPLLLNEQFPKYDQIKAEHFVPATEAVIEEAQKIINEIKNVEGTRTHTNTILASNKLSELMDEVITPMSQLYSLMGTPEIMQAFAVVQDKLTVFYNETSMDPEYYKAFKEFNETEEAKNLTGEKKRNLDEVMKGFRLAGADLAENEKEELKKINLELSQISMKYQNNLVNSKFDMIIEKIEDLKDFPQDVINAALAKYRQTTGNSDEKWMFNLDFPSLIPFMKYSVNEEQKRTLWLKNVTKATEGDLDNRPLMVKILKLRQKKAELLGFKTYADYSLEKKMAESPEVVMNFLTDISDKLVPISDQEYNDLKDYIGKETGTRPDEVMPWNNSYWSNKLQEDKYSYNSNEVREYFEVNNSLEGLFTICKSIFGLTFKKEEGIPVWHKDVTVYSIWDEINELRSYVYIDLYPRSGLKRAGAWMSGLRSGKNDENGKVIPVVGVHCNFTEPVGDMPALLTYDELQTLFHEFGHALHGALSKTELSSTSGTNVAWDTVELPSSFMENFVRNEKSLKLLTKHYKTGEPMPESLMKKLLDSNEFQKAMFVKRQITFGMFDLTLHHIEAPKGTDVDSHAVFEQTHKRFNVGPYRNESHFEAGFAHIFAGGYAAGYYSYMWANILEADAFSYFEENDDILSREKGRLFMENILEKGNSEDMNILFEKFRGRPVSNKPLLKRFGLKV; this is encoded by the coding sequence ATGTCGAATCCACTGTTACTAAATGAACAGTTTCCTAAGTATGATCAAATCAAGGCTGAGCATTTTGTTCCAGCTACTGAAGCTGTGATTGAAGAAGCTCAGAAAATCATTAATGAGATCAAAAATGTTGAAGGTACCAGGACTCATACAAATACTATTCTGGCTTCAAATAAATTATCTGAATTGATGGATGAAGTTATTACTCCAATGTCTCAACTTTATAGCTTGATGGGAACTCCTGAGATAATGCAAGCTTTTGCGGTTGTTCAAGATAAATTGACTGTTTTCTACAATGAAACTTCAATGGATCCAGAGTATTATAAAGCTTTTAAAGAGTTTAATGAAACTGAAGAAGCAAAAAACTTAACTGGTGAAAAGAAAAGAAACCTTGACGAAGTAATGAAAGGTTTTAGACTAGCCGGTGCTGATCTTGCTGAAAATGAGAAAGAGGAGTTAAAGAAAATTAATCTTGAGCTTTCTCAGATCTCAATGAAATATCAAAATAATCTTGTCAACTCAAAATTTGACATGATCATTGAAAAAATTGAGGATTTGAAAGATTTTCCTCAAGATGTAATCAATGCTGCTCTTGCTAAATACAGACAAACAACAGGAAATAGTGATGAAAAATGGATGTTTAATTTAGACTTTCCATCATTGATACCTTTCATGAAATATTCTGTAAATGAAGAACAGAAAAGAACTTTATGGCTAAAAAATGTTACAAAAGCCACAGAAGGTGACCTTGATAATAGACCATTGATGGTAAAGATTTTGAAACTTAGACAGAAAAAAGCTGAACTTTTAGGTTTTAAAACTTACGCTGATTACTCTTTAGAGAAAAAAATGGCTGAATCTCCAGAAGTTGTTATGAACTTTTTAACAGATATTTCTGATAAACTTGTACCAATTTCTGATCAGGAGTACAATGATCTTAAAGATTATATTGGAAAAGAAACAGGTACTAGACCTGATGAAGTTATGCCTTGGAATAATTCATACTGGTCAAACAAACTTCAAGAGGATAAATACTCCTACAATTCAAATGAAGTAAGGGAATATTTTGAAGTTAACAATAGTTTAGAAGGTTTGTTTACAATTTGTAAAAGTATTTTCGGGCTTACTTTTAAAAAAGAGGAAGGAATTCCTGTTTGGCATAAAGATGTAACTGTTTACTCTATCTGGGATGAAATAAACGAGTTAAGATCATATGTTTATATTGATCTTTACCCTAGATCCGGTTTGAAGAGAGCTGGTGCTTGGATGTCTGGTTTGAGAAGCGGTAAAAATGATGAGAATGGAAAAGTAATTCCTGTTGTTGGCGTTCATTGTAATTTTACAGAACCAGTTGGAGATATGCCAGCACTTCTAACTTACGATGAACTTCAAACTTTGTTCCATGAATTTGGTCACGCACTACACGGTGCTTTATCAAAAACTGAACTTTCTTCAACTTCAGGTACAAATGTAGCATGGGATACTGTTGAGCTTCCTTCATCTTTCATGGAAAATTTTGTAAGAAATGAAAAATCTTTAAAACTTCTTACAAAACACTATAAAACTGGTGAACCGATGCCTGAATCATTGATGAAAAAACTTTTGGATTCCAATGAGTTCCAAAAAGCTATGTTTGTCAAGCGTCAAATTACTTTTGGTATGTTTGATTTAACATTACATCACATTGAAGCTCCAAAAGGTACTGATGTAGATTCTCACGCAGTATTTGAACAAACTCACAAAAGATTTAATGTAGGTCCTTACAGAAATGAATCTCATTTCGAAGCTGGATTTGCTCATATTTTTGCGGGTGGATATGCTGCTGGATATTATAGCTACATGTGGGCTAATATTCTTGAAGCTGATGCTTTCTCTTACTTTGAGGAA